One Apostichopus japonicus isolate 1M-3 chromosome 7, ASM3797524v1, whole genome shotgun sequence genomic region harbors:
- the LOC139969704 gene encoding uncharacterized protein has translation MAKLIYYVIPLFLLLTTTITTARGGKGGCRSGMRFRPEECRTVFGMFKRLLDDMDKENTDDNEADERTIPKEKDDPEADLRALLYGQEPVDSPAGSDDSTEDADDDDTTNQTEREMKMRKYELEMDLVEELLRDLENFDLEQ, from the exons ATGGCTAAATTAATATATTACGTCATACCTCTGTTCTTATTGCTAACGACGACAATAACGACGGCGAGAGGTGGGAAAGGCGGTTGTCG AAGTGGAATGAGGTTTCGACCGGAGGAATGCCGAACTGTATTTGGAATGTTTAAGAGACTTTTAGACGATAT GGACAAAGAAAATACAGACGATAATGAAGCCGACGAACGAACTATACCAAAGGAAAAAGACGACCCTGAAGCGGACTTGCGAGCTCTCCTCTACGGGCAGGAGCCCGTAGACAGTCCGGCAGGGTCCGATGATAGCACAGAAGACGCAGACGACGACGACACGACGAATCAGACCGAGCGGGAAATGAAGATGAGAAAATATGAGTTAGAAATGGATCTTGTCGAGGAACTTTTGCGAGATCTCGAAAATTTTGATTTAGAACAATAA